The DNA window CGACCTTCTGGGGCCATTCGCACAGCTGGGCGTTGACCGCTCTGCCGCTGTTCATCTTGATGGGAGAGATCCTGCTGCGATCGCGGATGAGCGATGACATGTTCACCGGGCTTGTGCCCTGGCTCAGCCGCGCGCCGGGGCGGTTGCTGCATGTGAACGTGTTCGGCTGCGCCATCTTTGCCGCCGTCTCGGGCTCTTCCGCCGCGACCGCCGCCACCATCGGCCGGATGTCGGTGCCCGAACTGACGCGGCGCGGCTATCCCGAGAACCTGATCCTGGGGACGCTGGCCGGGTCGGCCACGTTGGGCCTGCTGATCCCGCCCTCGATCATCCTGATCGTCTATGGCGTCGCGACCGAGCAATCCATCGCCCGGCTGTTCATCGCGGGCGTGCTGCCGGGGATCATGCTGATCGTGCTGTTTGCGGGCTATGTGGCGGTGCGCGCCTGGATGAACCCCGACCTGATCCCCGCCATCGACCAAAGCTTTTCGTTCCGGCAGAAGATCGTGGCCTCGCGCCGGCTGATCCCGGTCGCGCTGCTGATCGGCGGGGTGATCGGGTCCATCTATGCGGGGCTGGCCTCGCCCACCGATGCGGCGGCTTTGGGGGTGGTGCTGGCGACGGGTCTGGCGTTTGCGTCGGGATCTTTCAGCTGGCGGCTGTTCGGCGCGGCGGTGATGTCGGCCACCCGGACCTCGTGCATGATCGCGCTGATCCTGCTGGGGGCGGCGTTCCTATCGGTGTCGATGGGCTTTACCGGGTTGCCGCGCAATCTGGCCGCGTGGATTTCCGACATGAACCTGTCCGCCACCGCCCTGCTGATGGCGCTGACCGTGTTCTTCGTCGTGCTGGGCTGTTTCCTTGACGGCATTTCGGTGATCGTGCTGACCACCTCGATCATCATGCCGATGGTGTCGGCGGTGGGCATCGACCCGTTGTGGTTCGGCATCTATCTGGTGATCGTGGTCGAGATGAGCCAGATCACCCCGCCGGTCGGCTTCAACCTGTTCGTCATTCAGGGCTTGACCGGCATCGACATCCTGCGCATCGCCAAGGCCGCGTTTCCGTTCTTTCTGCTGCTGCTTCTGGGCGTCGTCCTGATCTGGGTATTTCCGCAGATCGTCACGTTCCTGCCCGGCCTGATGAGCGGCTGAGGATGCGACGGGCGGCGGGGCCGGGTTGCACGACGCTGATGACCGGCGATCCGCAGGCCCGTGCCGGACGGATACCCGTCACTCCTCGGGGGTGTCCAGCGCCTCGAACCCGGCCTTCTGCCGGGGCGTCCAGCGCAGGCGCAGGACAAGCCCGTCTTCGCCGGTCTCTTCCTGCTCGACCACGCCTGCCTCGTGCAGCCAGGCCCGTTTGCTGCCGTCGCCGAACCCAAGCCGGACGGTCGCCGTCTCGCGCGTTTCGTCCAGCGCGCGCGCCAGATGCGCGTCCATCGCCGCGATCAGATCGTCCAGCCCCTCGCCGGTCAGCGCGCTGACGGCCTGCACGCCTTCGGTGCGGGAATCGGTGCGGCGCAGCGCGGCGCGCGTGTCGGCCGACAGCGCGTCGATCTTGTTCCACACCTCGATCAGTTCCACATCCTCGTCCACGCCCAGGCTTTCCAGGATATCGGCCACGTCCGCGGCCTGTTCCTCGGTCTCGGGATGGCTGATGTCGCGCACATGCAGGATCAGATCGGCCTCCAGAACCTCTTCCAGTGTGGCGCGGAACGCCGCGACCAGTTCCGGCGGCAGATCGCTGATGAAGCCCACCGTGTCCGACAGGATGATCCTGCGCCCAGACGCGCCGCCGCCCGCATCGGGCAGCCGGATCGCCCGCATGGTCGGGTCCAGCGTCGCAAACAGCATGTCCTTGGCCATCACCCGCGCCCCGGTCAGCCGGTTGAACAGCGTGGATTTGCCCGCGTTCGTGTATCCCACCAGCGCGACGATGGGATAGGGTACGCGGGCGCGCGCCGCGCGGTGCAGCGTGCGGGTCTTGACCACCCGTTCAAGCTGGCGGCGAAGCCGGGTCATCTGGTCGTCGATGGCGCGCCGGTCGGCCTCGATCTGGGTCTCGCCCGGACCGCCGACGAATCCCAGCCCGCCGCGCTGGCGTTCCAGGTGCGTCCAGGCCCGCACCAGCCGCGTCCGCTGATAGGACAGGGCCGCCAGTTCGACCTGCAACACCCCCTCGCGCGTGCGGGCGCGGTCGGCGAAGATTTCAAGGATCAGCCCGGTCCGGTCCAGCAGCTTGACGCCCCATTCCTTTTCCAGGTTGCGCTGCTGAACGGGCGTGACCGGCCCGTCGACCAGCACCAGTTCCGCCTCGGCCTCTTCCAGACGCTGACCGATTTCGGCCAGCTTGCCCTTGCCCAGCAGCGTGCGCGGGTTGGGATCGCGCAGGCGCGCGACCTCCTGTCCCACGATCTCGGTTCCGGGCAGCGCATGGGCCAGCGCCACGGCCTCGGCCAGCGCATGTTCGGGCAGGCGTCGCTGTGTCCGCGCCTGCCCCAGATCGGGATGGATCACATAGGCGCGGGTCGGCCTTGCCTCGGTCGAGGTGGGTTCGGCCAATCAGTCCTCGCCTTCGTGCAGGTTGATCGGCTGGCCGGGCATGATGGTGCTGATCGCGTGCTTGTAGACAAGCTGGGACTGCCCG is part of the Paracoccus stylophorae genome and encodes:
- a CDS encoding TRAP transporter large permease yields the protein MSDPMIAVVLLSLLIGLLALGVWVAVSLTLVGLAGLVLFSNAPSGLVLASTFWGHSHSWALTALPLFILMGEILLRSRMSDDMFTGLVPWLSRAPGRLLHVNVFGCAIFAAVSGSSAATAATIGRMSVPELTRRGYPENLILGTLAGSATLGLLIPPSIILIVYGVATEQSIARLFIAGVLPGIMLIVLFAGYVAVRAWMNPDLIPAIDQSFSFRQKIVASRRLIPVALLIGGVIGSIYAGLASPTDAAALGVVLATGLAFASGSFSWRLFGAAVMSATRTSCMIALILLGAAFLSVSMGFTGLPRNLAAWISDMNLSATALLMALTVFFVVLGCFLDGISVIVLTTSIIMPMVSAVGIDPLWFGIYLVIVVEMSQITPPVGFNLFVIQGLTGIDILRIAKAAFPFFLLLLLGVVLIWVFPQIVTFLPGLMSG
- the hflX gene encoding GTPase HflX, encoding MAEPTSTEARPTRAYVIHPDLGQARTQRRLPEHALAEAVALAHALPGTEIVGQEVARLRDPNPRTLLGKGKLAEIGQRLEEAEAELVLVDGPVTPVQQRNLEKEWGVKLLDRTGLILEIFADRARTREGVLQVELAALSYQRTRLVRAWTHLERQRGGLGFVGGPGETQIEADRRAIDDQMTRLRRQLERVVKTRTLHRAARARVPYPIVALVGYTNAGKSTLFNRLTGARVMAKDMLFATLDPTMRAIRLPDAGGGASGRRIILSDTVGFISDLPPELVAAFRATLEEVLEADLILHVRDISHPETEEQAADVADILESLGVDEDVELIEVWNKIDALSADTRAALRRTDSRTEGVQAVSALTGEGLDDLIAAMDAHLARALDETRETATVRLGFGDGSKRAWLHEAGVVEQEETGEDGLVLRLRWTPRQKAGFEALDTPEE